A section of the bacterium genome encodes:
- a CDS encoding tetratricopeptide repeat protein, which translates to MRALLLLSLLLLGRPHENFAQGEFAAGWSALQRGDYAAAANIFAAAASLRPEAAVGLSLAYQELGRYDESRAAVTAALSAKPDAGLHLRLGELELFLGDQPAALRHFAAARELAPQDPAAQFQHAALQWQFGERMESRRVFEALLRRYRTTPGLPAREIALVARACIFLERFHDANRLFEQAVKLEPQDWRLYLPWGELFLEKYNESEAAAVFREALQQNPHCVPAQLGLARCQAAGDLGAAIAMTKAVLAKHPNHPAARVLAAELLLTANHESAAAEHLATVRKAFPRHCPALSLQAVLADRRMDQAAVNQIIAQVAALNPQDPVVLMSLAADAARRYLFKESVAYYRRALALDAQNWAAVTGLGISLSRLGQDQEAKQLLETAYRHDPFHVPTVNLLNLFDEYEQYDTLRTAHFLIRLHRDDRPIIGAQAAALCEAAYQAMAPRYRVKPPQPITVEIFPKHDDFAVRCFGLPGAQYFLGICFGPLVTMNSPRARERGEFNWQETLWHEIAHVMHLELSANRIPRSFAEGLAVYEAARARSEWGMNMELAMLRALRAGQVLPLHELDESFTGQAERVSLAYYQASQMVEFITQRHGFDKVLALLPHFKQGKKTEAAMQAVLHQTSAEFDRAFLQFLREKFQPERVQTELLTATPVDKMLAKMAGQPPHPPVMQDGDRLRRLAENEPNNFFAALLYGKYLAQNKQPAEAEKYLRQAKTLLPAYGGADNPYELLADLFWQQGRQQEAVAELEFLTSHNGEALAAALTLADWQLARRDSAGAAVALARALAIYPYDSKRQRQLGELYLALRQPAVAVPAFEAVLGLQPADRAGAHCDLASAYLQLGKRDLARKHARLSLEIAPDYERAQEVLLRAVE; encoded by the coding sequence ATGCGCGCACTCCTCCTACTTTCACTCCTGCTGCTCGGCCGCCCGCATGAAAATTTCGCCCAAGGCGAGTTTGCCGCCGGCTGGTCTGCCCTTCAGCGCGGTGACTATGCCGCTGCCGCAAACATTTTTGCGGCTGCCGCTTCATTGCGGCCGGAAGCAGCCGTCGGCTTGAGTCTCGCCTACCAGGAACTGGGCCGCTATGACGAGAGCCGCGCCGCGGTGACTGCCGCATTGTCCGCCAAGCCCGACGCGGGTTTGCATTTGCGGCTGGGCGAACTGGAATTGTTTCTGGGCGATCAGCCGGCGGCGCTGCGTCATTTCGCCGCCGCGCGCGAGCTTGCCCCGCAGGATCCAGCCGCTCAATTCCAACATGCCGCGCTGCAATGGCAGTTCGGCGAGCGCATGGAATCGCGCCGCGTGTTTGAAGCGCTGCTGCGGCGCTATCGCACCACGCCCGGCTTGCCGGCGCGCGAAATCGCACTGGTGGCGCGCGCCTGCATTTTTCTCGAACGCTTCCACGATGCCAATCGCCTGTTCGAGCAGGCCGTCAAGCTGGAGCCGCAAGACTGGCGGCTGTACCTGCCCTGGGGCGAGCTTTTTCTCGAAAAATACAACGAGAGTGAAGCCGCTGCGGTATTCCGCGAGGCGCTGCAGCAAAACCCGCATTGCGTACCGGCACAATTGGGCTTGGCGCGCTGCCAGGCCGCCGGCGATCTCGGCGCAGCCATTGCGATGACCAAAGCCGTTCTCGCCAAGCATCCCAACCATCCGGCAGCCCGGGTGCTGGCGGCGGAGTTGCTGCTGACGGCCAATCACGAGAGCGCAGCGGCGGAGCATCTCGCCACGGTGCGCAAAGCCTTTCCGCGCCATTGCCCGGCGCTCAGCTTGCAGGCCGTCTTGGCGGACCGCCGGATGGACCAGGCGGCCGTCAATCAAATCATTGCGCAAGTTGCTGCGCTCAACCCGCAGGATCCGGTGGTGTTGATGAGCCTCGCGGCGGACGCGGCGCGGCGTTATCTGTTCAAAGAGTCAGTGGCCTACTATCGTCGCGCGCTGGCATTGGATGCGCAGAACTGGGCGGCCGTCACCGGGCTGGGCATCAGCCTTTCGCGGCTGGGGCAGGATCAGGAAGCGAAGCAACTGCTGGAAACGGCCTATCGCCACGATCCTTTCCACGTGCCCACGGTCAACTTGCTCAATTTGTTTGACGAGTATGAGCAATACGACACGCTGCGCACCGCGCATTTCCTGATTCGCTTGCATCGCGATGACCGTCCCATCATCGGCGCGCAGGCCGCGGCGTTGTGCGAAGCCGCCTATCAGGCCATGGCGCCGCGCTATCGCGTCAAGCCGCCGCAGCCCATCACCGTGGAAATTTTCCCCAAGCATGACGATTTTGCGGTGCGCTGTTTCGGCCTGCCCGGCGCGCAGTATTTCTTGGGAATTTGTTTTGGTCCGCTGGTGACCATGAATTCGCCGCGCGCCCGCGAACGCGGCGAATTCAATTGGCAGGAAACGCTGTGGCATGAAATCGCGCACGTCATGCACCTCGAGCTGAGCGCCAACCGCATTCCGCGATCGTTCGCCGAAGGTCTGGCTGTTTACGAGGCGGCGCGCGCCCGCAGTGAATGGGGCATGAACATGGAGCTGGCCATGCTCCGTGCCTTGCGCGCCGGCCAGGTGTTGCCGCTGCACGAACTGGATGAAAGCTTCACCGGCCAGGCGGAGCGCGTTTCCCTGGCTTATTATCAAGCCTCGCAGATGGTGGAATTCATCACGCAACGCCACGGTTTTGACAAAGTGCTGGCGCTGCTGCCGCACTTCAAACAAGGCAAGAAGACCGAGGCCGCGATGCAAGCCGTCCTGCATCAAACCAGCGCTGAGTTCGATCGCGCGTTTCTGCAATTCCTGCGGGAAAAATTCCAGCCGGAGCGCGTGCAGACCGAGTTGCTCACGGCAACTCCCGTGGACAAGATGCTGGCCAAGATGGCCGGCCAGCCGCCGCATCCGCCGGTGATGCAAGACGGCGACCGGTTGCGCCGTCTCGCTGAAAATGAGCCGAATAACTTTTTCGCAGCGCTGCTCTATGGCAAGTACCTCGCGCAGAACAAACAACCGGCGGAAGCGGAAAAGTATCTGCGCCAGGCCAAAACCCTCCTGCCGGCCTATGGCGGCGCGGACAATCCCTATGAATTGCTGGCGGATTTATTTTGGCAGCAAGGCCGGCAGCAGGAAGCGGTGGCCGAGCTGGAATTTTTGACCAGCCACAACGGCGAAGCCCTCGCAGCGGCGCTCACGCTGGCTGACTGGCAGCTCGCGCGGCGCGACTCAGCGGGGGCAGCCGTGGCCTTGGCGCGCGCCCTGGCGATCTATCCCTACGATTCGAAACGGCAACGCCAGCTCGGTGAGTTGTATCTCGCCTTGCGCCAGCCGGCAGTGGCGGTGCCGGCATTCGAGGCCGTGCTCGGTTTGCAGCCCGCTGATCGTGCCGGTGCCCATTGCGATTTGGCGTCGGCCTACTTGCAACTCGGCAAGCGCGATCTGGCCCGCAAGCACGCCCGCCTTTCGCTGGAAATCGCGCCGGATTATGAACGCGCGCAGGAAGTCTTGCTGCGCGCGGTGGAATGA
- a CDS encoding sigma-70 family RNA polymerase sigma factor, which produces MNTNLATKLSAAGSPASPPAHDETELVLLAQQGDQAAFHQLYRRCSRNLYSLAYHMLGNHQDADEVLQETFIRVFKNIARLRSPEAFSSWVYQITVNLCMDHRKMRARARWQPLDNEDEGPSQFELATTKWVRNPHQVLENKELLSEITGAIADLPEQQKAVILMHEVEGLSKKMIAEVLKCSLVTVRTNLHHARKKLRKRLHMYLKA; this is translated from the coding sequence ATGAACACGAACCTGGCCACCAAATTGAGCGCGGCCGGCTCGCCCGCGAGTCCGCCGGCTCACGATGAAACCGAGCTGGTCCTGCTCGCCCAACAGGGTGATCAGGCCGCGTTTCATCAATTGTACCGCCGTTGCTCGCGCAACCTCTACTCGCTGGCGTATCACATGCTGGGCAATCATCAGGACGCCGACGAGGTGCTGCAGGAGACGTTCATCCGTGTGTTCAAGAACATCGCGCGGCTGCGCAGCCCGGAAGCCTTCAGCTCGTGGGTGTATCAAATCACGGTGAACTTGTGCATGGATCACCGCAAAATGCGCGCGCGGGCGCGCTGGCAGCCCCTGGACAATGAAGACGAAGGGCCCTCGCAATTCGAGCTGGCCACCACCAAATGGGTGCGCAACCCGCACCAGGTGCTCGAAAACAAGGAGCTGCTCAGCGAGATCACCGGCGCCATTGCCGATCTGCCCGAGCAACAAAAAGCCGTCATTCTCATGCACGAGGTGGAAGGCCTGTCGAAGAAAATGATCGCCGAGGTGCTCAAATGCTCACTGGTCACCGTGCGCACCAACTTGCATCACGCGCGCAAAAAGCTGCGCAAGCGGCTACATATGTATCTCAAAGCATGA
- a CDS encoding DUF4159 domain-containing protein — protein sequence MKQFCLAALLLGLAPLAGWTQTPRAAGNGTPPPDATAFTFTRVEWESGRSGFGMGFGGRGPLWAHDYPTAEQNLYIALEALTTLPLTFENRIVRLQDEAIFDLPLLYMCELGYWTPADEEVKRLREYLRRGGFLLVDDFRNDHEWYNFVQQMERVVPEPPQELALAHPVFHCFFEFEELGRHAPYFGLQPHFYAIFDEHGRMMALINYNNDIGDGWEWPENDREFSTEAFKLGINYLIYAMTH from the coding sequence ATGAAGCAATTTTGCCTCGCCGCTTTGCTGCTCGGCCTCGCGCCGCTGGCCGGTTGGACGCAAACTCCGCGTGCCGCCGGCAACGGCACGCCGCCGCCGGATGCCACGGCCTTCACCTTCACGCGGGTGGAGTGGGAGTCCGGCCGCAGCGGTTTCGGCATGGGCTTTGGCGGCCGCGGCCCGCTGTGGGCGCATGACTATCCCACCGCCGAACAGAATCTCTACATCGCGCTGGAGGCACTCACCACTCTGCCGCTCACGTTCGAAAACAGAATCGTGCGGTTGCAGGACGAAGCGATTTTCGATTTGCCCCTGCTTTATATGTGCGAATTGGGCTACTGGACGCCGGCGGACGAAGAAGTCAAGCGACTGCGTGAATACCTGCGCCGCGGCGGCTTTCTGCTCGTTGATGATTTTCGCAACGACCATGAATGGTACAACTTCGTGCAGCAGATGGAGCGGGTGGTGCCCGAACCGCCGCAGGAGCTGGCGCTCGCGCATCCGGTGTTTCACTGCTTTTTTGAATTCGAAGAATTGGGCCGGCATGCGCCTTATTTTGGCCTGCAGCCGCATTTCTATGCGATTTTTGACGAACACGGCCGCATGATGGCCCTCATCAATTACAACAACGACATCGGCGACGGCTGGGAATGGCCGGAAAATGACCGCGAATTCTCCACCGAAGCGTTCAAACTCGGCATCAACTACTTGATCTATGCCATGACGCATTGA
- a CDS encoding anti-sigma factor, whose protein sequence is MLCTEIKEHLLDYLDSELPATLQQEVEQHLRGCLDCRSELESYRTTALLLQLRAVPEPPAEYWEQTWDRIHACAQARVLPLRAEADQPAPVWQRLVQVTWRPLLIAAASLLIVALGLTALQQFNRDHQPPELWSEQHLAPVREFKIQPVSHAVYDEDMPAELRRQIELMSISRGTMGSVDPISKSAMMVTLEGTRR, encoded by the coding sequence ATGCTTTGCACTGAAATCAAAGAACATCTGCTGGATTACCTTGACAGCGAGCTGCCCGCCACCCTGCAACAGGAGGTGGAGCAACATTTGCGCGGCTGCCTGGACTGCCGCAGCGAACTGGAGAGTTACCGCACTACGGCCCTGTTGCTGCAACTGCGCGCCGTCCCCGAACCACCGGCCGAATATTGGGAGCAGACCTGGGATAGAATCCACGCGTGTGCGCAAGCCCGCGTGTTGCCGTTGCGCGCCGAAGCCGACCAGCCGGCGCCGGTGTGGCAGCGGTTGGTGCAAGTCACCTGGCGGCCGCTGCTGATTGCCGCCGCCAGCCTGCTGATCGTAGCCCTCGGCCTGACGGCATTGCAGCAATTCAACCGCGACCACCAGCCGCCGGAGCTGTGGAGTGAGCAGCACCTCGCGCCGGTACGGGAATTCAAGATTCAACCCGTCAGCCACGCGGTTTATGATGAAGACATGCCGGCGGAGTTGCGCCGCCAAATCGAGTTGATGAGCATCTCGCGCGGCACTATGGGCTCGGTGGATCCGATCTCCAAGAGCGCGATGATGGTTACCCTGGAGGGCACACGGAGATGA
- a CDS encoding PDZ domain-containing protein, translated as MIRSFLTKKLALAVGAGLALLGGLLFWNVQEGHAGDKSGKGWLGVSVQELTPSLREAMKVGDKPGLLVTNVADGSPADEAGIREEDVIIEYAGQKVEKVDDLTRAVRQTEPEKKVKVVVLREGNRKEFEVTVGKYGRERSSGPWRSFSWSGSHPAVPVFPGRPRLGVQVHELNNDLAPYFKVEPKAGALILSITKNSPAAKAGLKSGDVIIKVGEEVVRDPDDLIEALGEYDEGDRVKIEYVRQGKTASVEVELEKVETDRFKYFQPEFRRIPTPHGAGWEEAELEAPEILLQQDFPVWDLIRGKRIKVELNTI; from the coding sequence ATGATCAGATCGTTTCTTACCAAGAAATTGGCGCTGGCCGTGGGCGCGGGCCTCGCCCTGCTTGGCGGCCTGTTGTTTTGGAATGTGCAGGAGGGCCATGCCGGCGACAAATCCGGCAAGGGCTGGCTCGGCGTCAGTGTGCAAGAACTGACACCTTCCCTGCGTGAAGCCATGAAAGTCGGAGACAAACCCGGCCTGCTGGTGACCAATGTGGCAGATGGCAGCCCGGCGGACGAGGCCGGCATTCGTGAGGAAGATGTCATCATCGAGTATGCCGGCCAAAAAGTCGAGAAGGTGGATGATTTGACGCGGGCTGTCCGCCAAACCGAACCGGAGAAGAAGGTCAAAGTCGTGGTGCTGCGTGAGGGCAACCGCAAGGAATTCGAAGTCACGGTGGGCAAGTATGGCCGCGAGCGCAGCAGCGGACCGTGGCGCAGCTTTTCGTGGAGCGGCAGTCATCCCGCCGTTCCGGTTTTTCCCGGCCGGCCGCGCCTGGGTGTGCAGGTGCATGAGTTGAACAATGATCTGGCGCCCTATTTCAAAGTCGAACCCAAAGCCGGCGCGCTGATTTTGTCGATTACCAAGAACAGCCCGGCGGCCAAGGCCGGCTTGAAATCCGGCGATGTGATCATCAAAGTGGGCGAGGAAGTCGTGCGCGATCCGGATGATTTGATCGAGGCGCTGGGCGAGTATGACGAGGGCGACCGGGTCAAGATCGAGTACGTGCGCCAGGGCAAAACCGCCTCTGTCGAAGTGGAGCTCGAGAAAGTCGAGACTGATCGCTTCAAATACTTCCAGCCGGAATTCCGGCGCATTCCGACGCCACACGGCGCAGGCTGGGAGGAAGCCGAGCTTGAAGCGCCGGAGATTCTACTGCAACAGGATTTCCCGGTGTGGGATCTGATTCGCGGGAAGCGAATCAAAGTCGAGCTGAATACCATCTGA
- a CDS encoding PhzF family phenazine biosynthesis protein — protein sequence MKLTLMQIDAFTSKPFSGNPAAVCILPAAREERWMQQVAAEMNLSETAFLVRREDGFNLRWFTPTVEVALCGHGTLASAHALWETGHLSPHEPARFHTRSGWLTALRQEDWIQMDFPATAAAPAEAPAGLIEALGLTPLFVGQSKFDYLIEVETEEQVRRLRPEFHKLYKIPVRGVIVTSRAHSSDCDFVSRFFAPGSGVDEDPVTGSAHCCLGPFWSARLDKTDLIARQVSARGGLLKVGVRGERVLLSGQAITVLRGELLA from the coding sequence ATGAAGCTCACGCTCATGCAAATTGATGCTTTTACCAGCAAACCGTTCAGCGGCAATCCTGCGGCCGTGTGCATTCTGCCGGCGGCGCGCGAGGAACGGTGGATGCAACAGGTGGCGGCGGAGATGAATCTCTCCGAAACCGCTTTTTTGGTGCGGCGGGAAGACGGCTTCAACTTGCGCTGGTTTACGCCGACGGTCGAAGTGGCATTGTGCGGCCATGGCACTCTGGCGAGCGCGCATGCGTTGTGGGAGACCGGCCATCTTTCCCCGCATGAGCCGGCGCGCTTCCACACCCGCAGCGGCTGGCTGACAGCCCTCCGCCAGGAGGATTGGATACAAATGGATTTTCCCGCGACGGCCGCTGCCCCGGCAGAGGCACCCGCCGGCTTGATCGAAGCGCTCGGCCTCACACCGCTGTTCGTCGGGCAAAGCAAGTTCGATTATCTGATTGAAGTGGAAACCGAGGAGCAGGTGCGCCGGCTTCGTCCGGAATTCCACAAGCTGTACAAGATTCCGGTGCGCGGCGTGATCGTCACCAGCCGGGCGCATAGTAGTGATTGTGACTTTGTTTCGCGCTTCTTTGCACCCGGCTCGGGAGTTGATGAAGATCCGGTTACCGGCTCGGCGCATTGCTGTCTGGGGCCGTTTTGGAGCGCGCGCCTCGACAAGACCGACCTGATTGCCCGGCAAGTTTCAGCGCGCGGCGGACTTTTGAAGGTGGGCGTGCGCGGGGAGCGCGTGCTGCTCAGCGGCCAGGCGATTACCGTGCTGCGCGGCGAACTCCTGGCATAA